From the genome of Vulpes lagopus strain Blue_001 chromosome 2, ASM1834538v1, whole genome shotgun sequence, one region includes:
- the DIS3L gene encoding DIS3-like exonuclease 1 isoform X3 translates to MTAMTRPRGTPRVSPCPQDFRVVVRIDSWESTSVYPNGHFVRVLGRIGDLEGEIATILVENSISVVPFSEAQMCEMPVNTPGNPWKVSPEEERERKDLRETHLVFSIDPKGCEDVDDTLSVRTLANGSLELGVHIADVTHFVPPSSYIDTEARTRATTYYLADRRYDMLPSILSADLCSLLGGVDRYAVSVIWELDRTSYEIKNVWFGRTIIRSAYKLFYEVAQELLDGNVSVVEDIPELKNLDTKSRQAKLEELAWALGKLTDIARHIRAKRDRCGALELEGVEVRVQLDEKKNIHDLIPKQPLEIHETVAECMILANHWVARKIWESFPHQALLRQHPPPHQEFFSELRECAKAKGFFIDTRSNKTLADSLDNANDPNDPIVNRLLRTMATQAMSNALYFSTGSCAEEEFHHYGLALDKYTHFTSPIRRYSDIVVHRLLMAAISKDKKMEIKDNLLSNKDLEELCRHINNRNRAAQHSQKQSTELFQCMYFKDKDPENEERCISDGVIYSIRTNGVLVFIPRFGIKGAAYLRNKDGLVISCGLDSRSEWKPGSLQRFQNKITSTTTGGESVTFHLFDHVTVRISVQASRCHSDTIRLEIISNKPYMIPDTELFHQSSLLLKSDLVKEVTRSVEEAQLAQEVKVNVIQEDYQKYCQTKGRSLYTLLEEIRDLALLDVSNSYVM, encoded by the exons GACTTCAGGGTGGTTGTACGCATCGATTCCTGGGAGTCGACATCCGTGTATCCGAATGGACATTTTGTGCGCGTTTTAGGAAGAATTGGGGACCTAGAAGGAGAAATTGCAACCATCTTGGTGGAAAACAGTATTTCAGTTGTCCCTTTCTCCGAAGCTCAG ATGTGCGAGATGCCAGTCAACACTCCTGGAAACCCCTGGAAGGTGAGTCCTGAAGAGGAACGAGAACGTAAAGACTTGAGAGAAACCCATCTGGTGTTCAGCATTGACCCGAAAGGCTGCGAAGATGTGGACGACACGCTCTCGGTCAGGACCTTAGCTAATGGCAGCTTGGAGCTTGGGGTCCATATTGCAGACGTGACACACTTCGTGCCGCCAAGTTCTTACATCGACACCGAAGCTAGAACCAG GGCCACCACGTACTATTTAGCAGACCGTCGCTATGACATGCTGCCCTCCATCCTCAGCGCTGATCTGTGCTCCCTCCTGGGAGGCGTTGATAG GTATGCTGTAAGTGTGATCTGGGAGTTGGATAGAACCTCCTATGAAATTAAGAACGTGTGGTTCGGCAGAACCATCATCCGATCAGCCTACAAACTGTTTTATGAAGTGGCCCAGGAACTGCTGGATGGAAACGTCAGCGTGGTTGAGGATATTCCAGAACTCAAAAACCTGGACACGAAGAGCAGACAAGCCAAGCTAGAGGAGCTAGCGTGGGCCCTTGGAAAGTTGACGGACATAGCGCGTCACATCCGAGCTAAGCGAGACCGTTGTGGTGCCCTGGAGCTGGAGGGGGTAGAGGTTCGTGTTCAGCTGgatgaaaaaaagaacatccatGACCTCATCCCCAAGCAGCCCCTGGAAATCCATGAGACCGTGGCTGAGTGCATGATCCTGGCCAACCACTGGGTAGCCCGGAAGATCTGGGAAAGCTTCCCTCATCAGGCCTTGCTGCGCCAACACCCTCCTCCACACcaggaatttttttctgaactgcGAGAATGTGCTAAAGCCAAAGGCTTCTTCATAGATACACG gtccaATAAAACACTGGCTGATTCTCTGGATAATGCAAATGACCCCAACGATCCCATTGTAAACAGGTTGCTGCGAACCATGGCCACACAGGCCATGTCTAATGCACTGTATTTCTCCACGGGGTCATGTGCGGAGGAAGAGTTCCATCATTATG GCCTTGCATTAGATAAATATACCCACTTTACATCTCCAATAAGAAGATATTCAGATATTGTAGTACACCGATTATTAATGGCAGCCAtttcaaaagataagaaaatggaaattaaggaCAATTTGTTAAGCAACAAAGATCTTGAGGAATTATGCAGACATATCAACAACAGAAACCGA GCAGCACAGCATTCTCAGAAGCAATCTACTGAGCTCTTCCAGTGCAtgtattttaaagacaaagaccCAGAGAATGAGGAGCGTTGCATATCTGATGGAGTTATATATTCAATTAGAACAAATGGTGTGCTTGTATTTATACCAAG GTTTGGGATTAAAGGTGCTGCTTATCTCAGAAATAAAGATGGTTTAGTGATCTCATGCGGCTTAGATAGCCGTTCGGAATGGAAACCAGGATCCCTTCAACGATTTCAAAACAAAATCACCTCTACCACAACAGGAGGGGAATCTGTTACATTCCATTTGTTTGACCATGTCACA GTGAGAATATCTGTACAGGCCTCTCGCTGCCATTCAGATACAATCAGGCTTGAAATAATAAGCAACAAACCGTACATGATACCAGATACAGAACTTTTTCATCAGAGCTCCCTCTTGTTAAAGAGTGATTTAGTGAAAGAAGTAACTAGATCTGTGGAGGAGGCTCAGCTTGCCCAAGAAGTCAAAGTAAACGTCATTCAGGAAGATTATCAAAAATACTGCCAAACCAAAGGAAGAAGCCTGTACACACTCCTGGAGGAGATAAGGGACCTAGCTCTCCTGGATGTTTCCAACAGTTATGTAATGTGA